Sequence from the Elephas maximus indicus isolate mEleMax1 chromosome 13, mEleMax1 primary haplotype, whole genome shotgun sequence genome:
ataataatagatCACTGAACCCTCAAGAGAGGAATCCGATCGGCAGGGAGCCTAATGCTGTCACCAGGCGGCGTGACCcagcctcagcctcagcctcagccccatcctcctcccctccccagagGAGGAAAACGCGCCGGTTCTTTCCAAGTCTTAGAAGGCACTGCTGTTTTAGTGAGACCCTAGGTAGCTTTTGCAGGCTCTCTAAACCCTAAATAAGTCTtcctcagcaacaacaacaacaaaaaaaggtgggggggggggagggtgggatagTTCTGGCTGTAAAATGCAAACTTCCAGGAAGCGCTTGACTCCAGAAGTTCCCAGCCACCTCGGAAGGGGGAGAAAGCCGAGACCGTGCGGCTTCTCTGGTGATAACGTGCGTGAGACAAATCCAGGCCTTCCCCAGGTCCCCAACGGCCCCAGCGCCTCCATCCAGTGTCCAACCAAATTCCTAGAGGACTTTTAAAGGGAAGACCTTGACTATTCGCTCAAATATActaccttattattattattattttgatttgaCCAATACATTTCGATGTAAAGTGGGGTCTTACGCGAGGCTGTCCCGTTAATCTTTCGTAAGGTTCCTTCCTTTAACCCCATCACTTTTTTAAAGCTACACACCCCAACTGCGCAATTTAGGAAAGTCATACCAAACTTCAGCCTGCCTCCTGAAAGACGGGAGAGAAAGGGGGGAAAGGGTgcattttcattataatacctcaTGCAACCGGCCCCGGATAGTGCCAAGCGTAGGAGAAAGGTCTCAGCTTCAAGGGAAAGCCGTGCCTGAAGTTAGCTAACAATACAAACCCGATACAATGTAGAGCAAACAGAATACCCTAGTAAAGCAATTTCCATGTCAAATATAATCTGCACGGCAGCTCGGTCTGTGAACATAAGTGGTCGCCTCGCTCCCCGCACGGCGGCGGCCGCCTTCTCATACCTTCACACACTGCACCCGGGCCGGCGCGTCCCGCTCGCCACCGGTGGCCGAGGCTCTTCCCACTCGCCCAGGCTTGAGCTGCAAGTGATTCCATTGGCCAAGGTGTCCATGTAAATAGGTGTGAAAGAAACCAGAGCTGGCCAGGCTCTCCCCTCTCGCTCAGTCCCCTCCCTCTGCAGCCCCCgctccccctcctcttcctcctcctcccaagGCGATTGTCATATGATAGCTAAGAAGTGGCACATTAATGAAGCGCCGCTACAGGGGTCTTTTCTGCTCCTGTCACCGCTTAAAACTATCAGATGGTTCGAGGAAGGACATGGAGGCAGCCACCTAGCTCAGCGAAGCCGCGAAGCCCACAGCAGCGCCCTCCGCAGCCCCCAGGCCGCCGCTGCCACCGCCCGCGCCGGGACTCCACAGCCGAGCTCGGCCACCCGCGGGGCGCACCACCAGGAGAGCCGCGGACCGGGCGGTGCGGGGCGCTGCGGGGCTGAGCTGCCGAGCCGTGGGTTGCACCGAGCCCAGCCGAGCCGGGACGCTGCGGGACTGCGCGCCGGGAGGGACGCAGCGAGCGGCAGCGCCGTCCCGGATGCGGACGCACAACTTGGAGCAACTTTAAGGTGAGCTGCTCTCGGTTCTATCCCTACCCTTCCCGCTCCAGGGTCTGCTTACTTCCCTCGACCCTCGCGTCGCCGCCGCCTTCCCCTCTCGCGCCCCCGGCCGCGCCCCTCTCTGCGCGCAAAGTTGCGGGCTCCGGCGCCCGGCCACTGGCCGCTCCAGCACGGCCGCCCTTACCCCCGCCCCCGAAGTCTGTGCCCTGGCCCGGCTGACCTCGCGACGTCTGTCTGTGCGTCCATGCCACCCTTCCCCCCgtcctctctctccccttcccagaTCCGAGCCGCCCGCCGGCCCGCTCCGACCCACCGCAAAGAGGAGGGCGAGCAGAAAGATGCCTCGGCCCGGTCGCAACACCTACAGCGACCAGAAGCCGCCCTACTCGTACATCTCGCTGACCGCCATGGCCATCCAGAGCTCGCCCGAGAAGATGCTGCCGCTGAGCGAGATCTACAAGTTCATCATGGACCGCTTCCCCTACTACCGGGAGAACACGCAGCGCTGGCAGAACAGCCTGCGCCACAACCTCTCCTTCAACGACTGCTTCATCAAGATCCCGCGGAGGCCCGACCAGCCGGGCAAGGGCAGCTTCTGGGCGCTGCACCCCAGCTGCGGGGACATGTTCGAGAACGGCAGCTTCCTGAGGCGCCGCAAGCGCTTCAAGGTGCTCAAGTCGGACCACCTGGCGCCCAGCAAGCCGGCGGAGGCGGCGCAGTACCTGCAGCAGCAGGCCAAGCTCCGCCTGGGCGCGCTGGCCGCCGCGGGCACGCCCCTGCCGCAGCTGCCGGCCGCCTACCACCTGGGCGCCGGGGCGCAGCCCTCCAGCTTCAAGCACCCCTTCGCCATCGAGAACATCATTGCGCGCGAGTACAAGATGCCGGGGGGGCTGGCTTTCTCCGCCGTACCGCCGGTGCCGGCCGCCTACCCGCTCCCCAACCAGCTGACTTCCATGGGTAGCTCGCTGGGCCCCGGCTGGCCGCACGTGTACGGCGCCGCCGGCGTGATCGACTCGGCCACCCCCATCTCCATGGCCGGCGGCGACTACAGCGCCTACGGCGTGCCGCTGAAGCCGCTGTGCCACGCGGCCGGCCAGACGCTGCCCGCCATCCCCGTGCCCATCAAGCCCACGCCGGCCGCCGTGCCCGCGCTGCCCGCGCTGCCCGCGCCCATCCCCGCCTTGCTCTCGCACTCGCCTCCCTCGCTCAGCCCCACGTCCTCGCAGACAGCCACCAGCCAAAGCAGCCCCGCCACCCCCAGCGAGACGCTCACCAGCCCGGCCTCCGCCTTGCACTCGGTGGCGGTGCACTGACCGCAGCGGCCGGCGCGCCTCCTGGTCCCCTAGCCGCCAGCTCCTTCGCCTTCCCGGCTCCCCGTCCCGCCACCCCGGCCTGCGTCGCCCCCCTAACTCGTCGGTTTCACCTTGGGCCAGCCCTCTCTCCCCCCGCGAACTTCGTTTCGGGCCCAGGACGAGACTAAACCCAACCTCGCAGATGGGCCTGGAGGCGTGGGAGGCGCCCTTGCTCCCAGGAGCCGAAAGGCGGGGGGCCCCTGAGCCAAGCCGCCCATCCCCAGGGCCCCCAAACCTCCTCCCATATCGGAGCGGGGAAATCCTGGCGCCCGCCTCCCGGACGCCAGCGCGCCTTCCCCGGCCCTCTGCGGTCCGGCTGTGCGTTCGGGCCTCCAGCTCGGCGCAGTCCGGGCCGGAGAAGCCGCCTCAGAGGTCTCCTCCAGCAGGTCCTCCCAGGGGCCGCCGCCGCGCAGCCGAGGGCCGGGGCtctgtgaaaataaataaataaatagataaattgcTGCGAAAAGGGACCACTGATCTCCCTCCAACTCGCCTCCAGTCTTCCGGCAGGGGTGTGCGGACCGCCCCATCCTCGGCGGCCCTGCCTCCGGGCCTCTGTCGAGGCTTTTGCTTTGGGTTCTGTTTCCTGCCTGAGGCTCCCGGCGCTGAGAGTTAATGGAAGCGGCCGCCAAACTGAGAAGGGGACGGTAGTCCTCCACAAacgcaaaacaaaactaaaagtaatCTTGTATTGTTTACAAAGCGCCCGGTAAAATGTAAACAGTGAACTTGAATCTGTCTTGCTAGGCGGGCGAGGGGCACAGCCCACTTTACAAGTACCTGTTGTAATGTGAATGTTTACCCTTCATTTCTGGCCAggtgtaggggaggggaggggggagaggaaaGTTAGTCAGGATGTTAACTTTCCGATTACTTAAGAGACCTTTTTAGCTATTTATTATATtgttggggcgggggggtggggggaagcccAAACGAAGAAAGCACCAAGGGCAACCCTCGAAGAAGGTTAGAGAAGCTGACTGGTAAGACCAAGGGGACGTCCCCGGAGAGTTCTCCCGTGGACAAGTCTTTCTGTTTGCTACCAGAACTTTTCCCAAGAAGCTAAAGGGCTGCAAAGAGATGTAAATGCTTGTGAATAGGAATGATTATACCCTGTGTAAAATGCACTTTGTTTGCTATATTCCTTTAGAGCCTTAGGTAATTTGCTGGAGAAGAAACTGTTGTTCTGGTGTGacctaagtttaaaaaaaaaaaagttgtagcgTCCTCAGCTGTACAATTTTTACCTTTCATTTTCCTCCTTCCCTGAACAGAATTAGCATGACATTTTAAATATTGATGTCTGGTTCCCAGCATGCCTGTTTTACGACAAAGGATTTTAAAAAGGTGTCTACATTAAATTATGAACCTAGTCCAAataatattttctcattaaaatatgtaaattcaaatttcagttttGTGTCTTTTTGAAGAGTTGCTACAAACAATAATTTTACAAAAGACAGAAGTAATGCTTCCCTAAGCGTGCTTTCTGCACGCTATGTCTAAGCACTGTTTTCGCATCTTATTTTGGAAAAACTCAAACCTCCTCTTCTGCACTTGCAGATTGGAGGAGAAATTATTCAGACTGATTCTTGAAGGTATTTGTGCATAATGAAAGAGGACACAAACTGTTTCTGTGACAGATCAGGTGCACAGgtatagtgctgaaagaaaaattaCTGACAATATActactttatatgtattttaatcaTGAAACATAGGCACTTATATCAATGAGACATATAGAAGCCAAGTAGAGATAATACAGAGgtttaaaaagtgaaaacagaCTTACTCTATATTTATGTCCTGAAGCATCTTACTGGAGGTGAGTATTCATTTcctccatcctttgaatttttgcAGCTGTGGACATTTTCTTAGAAATTACCTGAAAGCCCATCTTGCATGTCAAGAAAGCTGTTTACTTTGAATAGAATATATTTCTTTTAACTCCTTCATCTGACAAAATAATGCTtgatgcatttatttttaaaaaatgaatgaagttaCTTTAAATGTTTGACTCTaagtatttacttaaaaaaaatttttttggtagaTAATTAAAATTTGCCAAGAATTTGTGGCTCCAGGCTTAACTGAAACTTTATTGAAGGGATCACAATATTTTCAGAGTGAGGTGTGCATTTGACTAACGAAGcaacaaaacaaagagaaacttaaatGGTGATTAACACTTTACTGTGTAAAATCATTAAACAAGAATCCTTGTGCAGCACAGAAACTTCCACGACAATCATGATCACTGTACTCCAGGAGGAGAATCTGTCACACCTGCAACCCCTCTATATTTCAAAGagtatctggaaaaaaatgaggaTTAATGCAAAGGGGTCATTAATCCTGTTGTgaccatttttaaaaaggaaggatcccacacacagccacacacacacacacacacacacacacacacaaaggtggAAAATAAATGAATCATTGGACTGATTAAAATGCATGAAGCTACTAAAGCTCGTCAGACAGGGGACAACTAAACTCATTCATCAAGCCCAATTCACAATTATATCAACAAGATCAGCTCGTGAAAGCCTGGAAAACTTAGACACCCTGGGCTAGGAAATCATCTACATtttcaaaaatcaaatccatttccATCACTTCCTGCGAAATAAAAATTGGGCCATCTCTGGAATATTCTAGTCTTCTGGAATTTTTACACTGAGTTCTAactgagaaggaagagaaggaagcatGAACAGCCAACATGGAGCCTTAAACGTTTTATAAACGATCAGCTGAAATAGGTGAAATGGGAACTGGAATTCAGACATAAGTGATGTgaacatgtatgtatacatacaatgcatgGAGGCAAATAAGATACAGACCCCATTTCAGATACTTAGCAAAGGAGTGATTTCAACTCAGTGTTTGAAAGTGTTCTTTTCAGCTGGTAAGTTCGTCATGGTGTATTGCAAAGAATGAAATAACTTGGGCATTGTGAGTCCTCCTTTCACAACTGCAGGCATCTTTTCTCAGACGAAGTTGaatgagtaaaataaaaaatccattgGTGATATTTTGACCTTGATCAAAAATCCAAAGGCAGCCCAAACACACATGCCTCTACCCAACTCCACTCCCGCCTTCACCCCCCAGCTTTGAGACTTATGCCCTGCTTAGCTGGAGTGCCCCACAAATAAGGAAGTTTATAACTATGATACCTTCAATGGCTCCCTTTGTCATGTTAAATCTTTTCACCTGGCTCAAGTCCAAAGTCAACACACACAGCTTTACAATAAAACTGGAACAGACAGCATGCAGTGGGAAGATGTGAGTGCAGCCTCTTGTCCTGAGAACCCAGATAAGTTATACTATCTCCTATTTGGTAAATTcaggctttattattattatttgggctTTTTATTTGGAACCTTGGCTATtctgttactttctgtttttaacATCAGGCTGTACTTAACCGTCTTGTTAAACAGCTTTCTCTGTGATTGGGGGGAAATTCTGACACAATGGATGAATTCTGTGCAGTTTCTCAAGAGAGAAGCTGCAGAATTTCTTGATGCTCCTGCTGCCTGGATTGGGGGTTCTGAGACGCCTGGAGGACTCCATGAAGACTGCTAGTAAATGATCCTCAGGATGGCTCAAACATTCTAGTCGCCAGTTTAATGCCTTTTAAATGGGTGAGAACACTGAGCGCCTTGGAATCGTGAATCTGACCAGGCGCTAGTGTGGAGTGAGGCTGAAATGCGGGTCCCGGAAGGGGGGAGGAGAAGAGTCCAGGCGGATCCTGCAGACAGAAGAGTTCACATTAGTGCACGCGAGGGAGGGAGAGCAGAGTTGGGGTGAAGGACGGTGCATACCTTTACAGATGACAACTTCCTTTGTAAAAGGTATGCATTTAAGAAACCAAAAGGATGAGGATCTGCCTTCAAATTCTTAATATAAAtgtcaatgcatttttttttttctcctaagccACATACGCACAGAGATGcgcaaacaaaaacaacccaaccCACCGGCTGTGAAGCTCCAAAGAGGATGTATTTGTTTCGTTTAAACTAACAACAAATTATCTAATTAATATGTTTCCATTACTGCGTGAAAGGCCCAGCCCCCGGACCGCCCGCCGTGGGGGACAATAGCCCCCGGCCCACTCTAAGAATTTACAATAACGTCAcatctgtttctttattttccaCTTTTTGAGTCTAAAACCCCTCTCAAGATCACTTCAAACCACGGACTGAGTTATGAAATATGTCCCAGCGCTAAAGGGGGACGAAACTTTGCCCACGGACGCTTCATTTGCAAGCAAAAAAGGGAAGGCTATTGAAGAGCATTAAACAAATATATTAGAATTCTGTCACTTTATGCAATTGAGTAGATCAAATGAAGGGTCCCGGCCACTTCATTCACTCTCATTCACTCGAATAGAAAACGCAAAGAATAGCAACCCGAGACTGGGCCACCGATGTAGATTTAGCTCCTTTTTACTGGGAAACAAAAAGGCTGAATTTTCACAAACACATTGCTGACTCGGGGACTAGGAAACCGGCACTGGAACCCCTTTGgaatttaaattcattttatcTTCCTCTCTCTTTGCGGGTCTGTTTGCTCTACAGCACAAGATGCAAGAGGCATCCCTTGGCTTCTGAAAAacatgggggaggggaagaaagtgggggggggggagtgggcCTCGGATTCCCAAGGAGCCCTCCGTGACCGGCTAACAGGTCTGAGATAATAACTTTGGTTTAAGAAAATCTTTATGTGCAACAACATAAACATCATTATACCACACACATCCCACGTCTCTTACCTCCTTGTTTGGTTGGGATTACACAAACAGCTTTTTTTCAAAGACCAGGATCGCATCTGGGTCACCAAGCTTTCTCCTTTCAACTAATATCTGGTCATTGGTGTCAAAACAGACTTGAAAACTGAACGTTCAACCTCCCCTGCTCACAAGCAGTAGAATCGctctatcacacacacacacacacacacacacaaatcctctTTCTGTTAGCTACCCTACCTGAGTGCTGTGCTAGTAGACTGTTAGATAAAAATCAGGAGAGGAGATACTGTTTGTTTAGAATTTCCAAGTCAGAATCCTCTCACATTTTAACTTCTCATCATCAGGAGGGAGAAAAGCCACCACAGTCTCGCTGGTAACGGAGGTAATTCATGAGGGTACGTCCATGGCTGACATTTCTGTTTTGGTGAACTTTACAGACCCTTATGAGTCAGCATCTTCGAAAGCTCCAGTGACTGTCAGAGCTGATTCTAGAAACAGGGTAGGGAAAAATAAAGGTTCAGACTTATCAGCTTTGGAGGTTTGAGTAGAGAGGGATGAATCAGTTTCCCCCAGACTTGAAATCTAAACGAAACCTGACCTGAACGGGAAAGTATTTGGAAGTTTTATATTCTGTCTTAAAATTTTGTCTGGTATTATTTCCAAGTTCATTGGAACCTTTAACACTTTTCATTTTAACTTCAAGATTTATCAAGTTCACATTCTGACACTATTCTTCATTTAATTCTTGGGATGGGTGTCTGGAGCTGGagacagggtggaaaggagtagCTCAGGCCtacagtttcaaaaaaaaaaaaaaaagcatttcaagaAATGGTTGTTTTACAACCATAGGCTTTTAAACTCACCAGAACTGATAATAAATGAATCAGAAATTATCCATGAAAAATTGTAATTGGTTAAACAAAACCTTCCTTGGAAGATATTCTTTCCAGAACACTTTCAAGAATATTTGGGCAATGAGTTCTTCTTTGGGGGGTAGGAGGCTCTTTTGCTGGTATCTGCAAATAACTGATGTCAAATCATTGCGAGCTTTAGAAGGGACAAACTCAGGGCATTAATTAAAACAGATTAAGCTCACAGATACAAAAAGCCTTCTTTAAGTATCTGTTGTTTGGAGACATTGTATATTTCTATTTACTCAGTTAATTTCTTCCCCAGAGTGTTCCCTGTTGATTGGATTTACTAAGGTATACAGTACGGAAAGAGTTGTTGGTTTGCAGAAACGAGTGTTTCCAAACTCTGCTTTTGCTATAGATTTCTCTCCCCCCTGAAATACAATGTATTTTATTGGTCTGACGATTCCAGCACAGTCGCACATAGAGAAATTGCTCAATAAAGGATCTTAATTTTGTGCCACTTAGAGGAAGCTTAGTATTTATTAAGTAGCATCTAGAGTGTTTTGCATTAATTAGAGCAGCTCCTTGGAGAGACATTCCAGCCAAGAATGGTTTCACTCAACGGGAAAACTGCGAGCGTGAGAACTCCCTCACTAGAACGGCTGCAGTGAACCAGGGAGCTGCCAATGCCTGGATTTCTTGGAAATaccaacacatattttgtttatttatatatgtttgaTAGAGCTGAAGGCCTATGCATAACAATAAAATGATCCTTGGAAAATTCCACATCATCCTGGGTGCCATGATATTTATGTCAGGCACCcctcccccgccaaaaaaaaagaaaaacaaaaaaactgaaattatGGTCTATCTCAAGATTCCTGGTGTAATTTCATATTGGAGAAAAATTGACAAATGTGACTACCTAACCCTGCCACATTCCACGGGTTAGTTAGAAGGAATCAAATATTTCTTTGACTGCCTGGAGGATGCTTACCGTTGTCACTGTTGTATCGGTGGAAGGGAGAGGATGGCGAgaggaagagaacaggcaaggatGAAATTTTCTATCAGATTAGTCCAGATCAAGCATAAGCAGTGATTCCTGCCCCCAAGACAGAAGGACAATCGAGGAGGATAGTCCTGTTGGTTTAGCCTGGGTGAAAACTCTATGCCTGGTTCTTGGTGTCATTGAATGAGAATGTTGACTGCCATTAGGTTTCTGCTGTGATATCAAGTTGCATAATATTAAAACATGGgaaatacatttatatttactTGTCAATGatattggcttaaaaaaaaaagaacccctcACATAAAACATGAAAATGAAAATGCTTAACTTTGACATAGAAATATAAACAGCAATTTGATTAATTATATTGCTAATTATTCTTTGTTGTGTAGCCAAACATTATGCAATTCTTAAAATGACAGATGCTGAATAAATCATATAAAATAATTACTGGGAATTTCTCTGCAATGAAAAATGGCTGAGTTtatggagagatttatattaacttCCAAATATATAATTGGTTTTGTTTTACTCTCATATAGAAAGTTGGTTTTTACTGCAAAAATACTATAACTACATTACAGAAATGGTTTTTCCTATACATATTTAAAAGcaatttatttctcctttctaTATTTTCCATGGTTATAATCAGTATGCaagcatacatttttttaaatcctgcttttcttcaaaatatatagaaaactattTTTCCATGTGGCTCATAGTTTTCATAATCATTGATTTTAATGGTTGCATAGTATGCCACTGAGTGAATTCTCCTGGCTGGGACCATTTTAGATGCttttaggtttttgtttgttttcactaaTACAAAGACTGTCGCAGTGAACATCTTTTATAGTATAGCTAGCTAAACACTGTCTCCGATGATGTAAAACACATTAGCACTGGCATGCTGAATTCCTTAACAGCTTCCTGCAAATTCaataatataatttaatttagGGGTTCAGCTTTGGCTCTTACATTCCCGCTGCTATCTGCCTTATATCCAGGGACCTGGAGCAACACTGCCTCAATTTAGAATCAAGGACACTAGATGTTCGAGTTGGAAAGGTTCTGAGAGATTCCAGATAAACCAGTTCCTTGATTTTACTCATTCGATGAGTACTGCTGTTAAGACACCTCTTCATCTGCATCCAGGTGACTTACACCACCAGACTCAGGTTCCCAAAGTAAAACAAAGCTTCAGTACCACCACAGGCACCAAGCACACACAACTAAAAACCAGAAGTCAAGGCAGTGCTGAAATAGTCAAAATGAAAGCTTTTATCTGAAAATTTGTGCTCCATCACTTGAAGACAGTTCACCCAGAATGGCAAGCCACAGCATTTTGAAGTGGGGGTCTTAGAAAGGTTGTGTAACTAGGGGGTGTGGTCACCCCTCAACCTCAGGTCTCAGGAGAAAGGGATTTACTCTCAATCGGAACCATTTCTGAAGTTCCAGACCTCAAACCCTGAAACCCAGCAGCCTTCCAGGCAGACGGCCGTGAGTCTGAAGTGTCTAGGCTCCCGGCAGGTGTGGGGGGCATTGTCCGTGTTATTTCTGCAGCTGCTTTAAGATGGCTAATTCTTTGGATGGCAGATTAGGGGGAGTGGCGAGGGAAAAGGGACAGGACATCTGAGCTCTAGACTTTGTCTCTTTGCTGTGGTATTTTGCCTTGACCTTTCTTACACTGCACTTTCATGCCTGCCTTCCCACTCCAGGCTCTTGAAATCTTACTTGTTTTTAATGAGGTGGGTTAATATCGTGTGAGGCATGATACAGGTGTCTGCTATGGGCTTGTTGGATGGACAGCGTCCAGGCTGCCTGGAGCAGACCCAGAAGGAAGGATAAGAATGCCATGCACCCCAGGAAAGCACCTTAATTAGTAACTAAAGTTGAAATAATTCTGAATTAGAATTGATGTTtttcagatggggaaaaaaacatgGAACCAAAATATTTTGTTCACAACTACTTTTCCACCGTCTCCAAACAACCCCAAGCACCATCCCCGGTGGTAATTAGCTCCACTCACTTAGAACAgaaaggagggggaaaggggggaTTGAGAGGAAGAGGAGCTGCTGGATGGAGAGCTGATGTTCCTGTCAGCACAGGCATTTAAAACGGCCCCCAATGGTATCTCCACACCTgtctttcagttcagttcaaaccaacccactTCATTCCAGTTAAACCCAATTTGACTATTATTACTAAGCAGCACCTGCCACAAACGTCACAAACAAAACCTTCGAAGCAAATATCTTGGTCAGAAAACCTGGATTTGAGTTCTACTTTATTACCTTTTTGCTAAATTGCTCTGAGCAAGTCTCCTTTTCACTCTGTGCCTCAAAGTTACTCATCTCtcagatgggaaaaaaaagagtTCCTTCAAAGGTTTGCCTCGATGATCAAGTGGAGCTGAGTAGATTAAAATGCTTCAAATTGGCATGTGAAATTACTATTACCATTTATGacagataaataaaaaattaaaactagcTCTTCTCTtctcagggtccctgggtggcagtttGTGAtggtctactaacctaaaggttggctgttaaaACCCACTCAGCaacacctcagaaaaaaaggcctggcaatctgcttccatacagattatagGCAAGAAAGCCCaatgagcagttctattctataacacatgggttgctgtaaattggaattgactcaatggcaatgggtttggtttttcttctggtattctcttctccCAAGAGAATGTGTTCTGCCCTAGAATTTAATATTAACCTCTTCAGATAGCTTGTATACTTGCAGAGGTAAGGTCTATTTTTTTATGCTacctacttttatttttaaacagctATAAacagagatataattcacataccatacaattcatcctttttaaatgtacaattaagTGGTCTTCAGTATCTTCAGAGATATATGCAAACATCACCACAATCCATTTTGTAACGTTTGCAGCACCTTAAAAAGAAACTCCATGTACTTTAG
This genomic interval carries:
- the FOXB1 gene encoding forkhead box protein B1, producing MPRPGRNTYSDQKPPYSYISLTAMAIQSSPEKMLPLSEIYKFIMDRFPYYRENTQRWQNSLRHNLSFNDCFIKIPRRPDQPGKGSFWALHPSCGDMFENGSFLRRRKRFKVLKSDHLAPSKPAEAAQYLQQQAKLRLGALAAAGTPLPQLPAAYHLGAGAQPSSFKHPFAIENIIAREYKMPGGLAFSAVPPVPAAYPLPNQLTSMGSSLGPGWPHVYGAAGVIDSATPISMAGGDYSAYGVPLKPLCHAAGQTLPAIPVPIKPTPAAVPALPALPAPIPALLSHSPPSLSPTSSQTATSQSSPATPSETLTSPASALHSVAVH